The Rhizobium leguminosarum DNA segment GGCATGCTGGCGGCGGCGCTGGGCGGCATGGATGCCTTTGTCTTCACGGCCGGCATCGGCGAAAACTCGCCCGAGATGCGGAAGAGGATTGCTGTAAAACTCGAATGGCTGGGGGCGAAGCTGGATCTGGAACGGAATGCTAGGGGAGATGTGCTGATCTCGACGCCGGATAGCCAGCTGCGGATCTATGTGGTGCCGACGGACGAAGAACTGATGATCGCCCGCCATACGCTAGCGACCATCGGGACCTAGAATGGAATGTCCAACAGCGGCGATGGCGGCATTGAGGAAGTGCAGCAGCACTCGCCCACCATGAGCAATTAGGAATTGCCTAGTTGATCGATCCAGATCCAGGATCCGTCCCTAGTATGATATTCGAGAACTGCGTCATAGCCGCTGCGCGCTGCATCGGGCTCCGCGAAGTTGATGCATGCGACCGATCTTTCTGCCAGAAGCCCGAGGATCTGATTCAGCAGTTCCTGCCCGAACATGACCTCGCCCTTCTCCATCAGGACATAGTGCGGCTTGGCAATGAGCGCTCCCGCAATAGCCAGAAGGTGCTGCTCGCGTGGCGACAGCAGTGTCGCCCAGTTCTGTTCCTTGTCGATTTCCCCGGCATCCATGGCGCGGCCAAGACCGAGCTCTTTCAGCAATCGAAGGATCTGCTCTTCCGAGACGTCCCCGGATCGATCCGGCGGTACGAGGATCTGGCGCAACGTGCCGGGAGCAACATAGGGGCGCTGGGGAATGAAACGGATCAGATCCCGCATTGGACGGTTGATGCGTCCGATGCCTGATATATTGATCCCCGCTGTGGCCCGGAACAATGCAATGCCCGCGGCGTCTTCATCGCCGACGACTAGCAATCGCGTGCCGAGCGGGATCGACGTTGACAGCTCCCGCAGCAAAGGCACATCCGAGGGTGCCGTCAGGGTCACACCCTCATAGGCAAGTTGCTCTCCTTTTTCGGTGAACTCAATCCCGGATTCTGCGGGTTCTTGCGCCTCCTCTATGGCGTCCAGCAGAGAGCTGATGCGGGCCACCACGGCGGCGAAATTGGAAATCGAATGGAACTGGCTGACGATGAACGAGAATGCACCGACCAGCGTCGCAAACGCTGCGGCCGACTGCGTGATGACGCCGAATTCCATGTCGCCGTTCATGAAGACTGGAGCAATGATGACGACCGGAATGATCTGTATCATCCAGTTATAGCCGGTGGTGAAGAAGCCGACATTGCGATTGATGAGTATTATTCTCCTGAAATTGCTGGCGAGCTGATCGAACTGTTTGATCAGGAATCCGGCGTGGCGCTCCTCTCCGCCTGCGATCATGACGGATTCCGCGTTTTCCCGCATATGAATCAGGCTGGAGCGGAAGGCCGCTTCGGAGTCGAGCTGGTTGTAGTTCAGGTCGATCAACGGTCGGCCGAGCGCGATCGTCATGTAGGATCCAAATGCCGCATACACGACTGCAGCAATGAACAGCAGCGGACTGATCAACCACAGCACGCCTGAAAAGGTCAAAATGGTCAACCCGCTGTTCAACAGCATCAGCACGAAGGAAAGCGTGGCAATGGTAAACGCCTTGATGTCGTCTGCAATTCTCTGGTCCGGGTGTGAGAGCTTGCCTGATATGGCGACCCGATAAAAGGTGCCGTCGCTCATGTAGAGCCCGATGGCGCGATGTGTCAGGAATTCCCGCCAGAGCAGAGCAAGACGTTCCTCCGCAAAACGCGCGATCACCGAGACAATCGTCGAGGCGCCAAATACCCCGGTATAAAGCAACGCCTGGCGGACGAATTCGGCAGTTTGCTTTTCGGCAATGGCGGTCATGAAATGTCGCCCAACAAAGCTGTTAAGGACATTCAGTGCGCTGATGCCGCAGAAGAGCGTTACCAAGCCAAAGAGGAGCAGTCTTGCTCTTCCGCCGACATGCGAAGTCATGAAGATTTTCACCGCGTAGGAAAACCTGGCCACGGTTACCTTGAGCGGAGTGTATTGCTGGCTCATGCCCTTCCTCCACAACTACATATCTGCGGCGGATGCAGCTATCGGCATCGTAACCGCGGCCGAGGGCGGTTCATCGATCGAGATTCGCGATCGTCAGTCCGGCCTTACGCAGTCCTTCCACACGGCGGTTGAAGTCCTCGGGGTTTCGGAAGGGAAGGACGCGGTGGCGGCGCTCGACGGAGAAATTCGGATTGATCTGGAGTGCCTTCTCCCACGCCCGCCGGCACTCCTCGGGCCGGCCGAGGTGGCCGTAGCACGATGCCAGCAGGGCATAGGCGGTTTCCGATTGCGAGTTTTGTTGGAGCCGCAGTTCGATCGCGACGATCGCTTGCTCATATTCACCGAGAGAAAAGCGCGCGTCAGCGAGAAATTGGAAAAGAATTTCCGGATGGTGTGGGTCAAGCCGCATCGATGCATCGAGGCTTTCCAAGGCGCCTTCGGGATCGCCGGAGAATATCTGGATATGGGCCATCAGCATCAGGAGTTCGGCGGAGTTGGGAGAAAGCGCCAGGCCTCGCAGCACTTCTGCCCGGGCCCGGCCCAGTTCGCGGTTCCACATGCAGGCCATGCCCAGTGCGAAGTGGCTATTGGGTTGTTCTTCCGCCATCTGCACTGCCTGCTGCGCGAGATCCAGCCCGATCTGCAGCGAAGCCTCCGGATCGTCGCTCCAGGCGTTGACGTAGTCGAGCACATGCGTGAAGGAAATGAGGGCTTGGGCCGCCGCGTAGTCCGGATCGATGGCTATAGCGTCTGCAGCCAGGCTGCGGGCGGCTCTATTTCCGGCTCGGGAATGGGCCGACGCCTGCTCACGGCCGCGCAATAACAACTCGTAAGCGCCGACATCGACTGCGCGCCCCTGGCCCAATCGGTCCTGGTCGCCATGGGTGAGGTTCAGCTTGAGCGCTGTCACGATCTCCTGTGTCAGTTCATCCTGAACCGCAAAAATGTCGGTAAGGTCGCGGTCGAACCGGCTGGCCCAGATATGTCCGCCATTGCTGGCGTCGATCAATTGGGCGGTAACACGCA contains these protein-coding regions:
- a CDS encoding ABC transporter ATP-binding protein/permease — encoded protein: MSQQYTPLKVTVARFSYAVKIFMTSHVGGRARLLLFGLVTLFCGISALNVLNSFVGRHFMTAIAEKQTAEFVRQALLYTGVFGASTIVSVIARFAEERLALLWREFLTHRAIGLYMSDGTFYRVAISGKLSHPDQRIADDIKAFTIATLSFVLMLLNSGLTILTFSGVLWLISPLLFIAAVVYAAFGSYMTIALGRPLIDLNYNQLDSEAAFRSSLIHMRENAESVMIAGGEERHAGFLIKQFDQLASNFRRIILINRNVGFFTTGYNWMIQIIPVVIIAPVFMNGDMEFGVITQSAAAFATLVGAFSFIVSQFHSISNFAAVVARISSLLDAIEEAQEPAESGIEFTEKGEQLAYEGVTLTAPSDVPLLRELSTSIPLGTRLLVVGDEDAAGIALFRATAGINISGIGRINRPMRDLIRFIPQRPYVAPGTLRQILVPPDRSGDVSEEQILRLLKELGLGRAMDAGEIDKEQNWATLLSPREQHLLAIAGALIAKPHYVLMEKGEVMFGQELLNQILGLLAERSVACINFAEPDAARSGYDAVLEYHTRDGSWIWIDQLGNS
- a CDS encoding tetratricopeptide repeat protein; this translates as MTRKLAAILVADVVGYSRLAGADEDRILARLRTLRSDLVDPTIAVHNGRVVKRTGDGSLIEFRSVVDAVRCAIEVQTAMVERNIGVSPENRIEFRVGIHLGDVVEESDGDLMGDGVNIAARLEGIAQPGAICLSEDAYRQVKTRLECAVTDLGKIPLKNIAEPMRAYLLRIGTIAKPLPARQPGVPTPMKPAWAAAVHDKPSIAVLAFNNMSGDAEQEYFSDGISEDIITDLSKLSELHVIARNSSFIYKNVTASVPEMAKALGVRYVLEGSLRKAGNRVRVTAQLIDASNGGHIWASRFDRDLTDIFAVQDELTQEIVTALKLNLTHGDQDRLGQGRAVDVGAYELLLRGREQASAHSRAGNRAARSLAADAIAIDPDYAAAQALISFTHVLDYVNAWSDDPEASLQIGLDLAQQAVQMAEEQPNSHFALGMACMWNRELGRARAEVLRGLALSPNSAELLMLMAHIQIFSGDPEGALESLDASMRLDPHHPEILFQFLADARFSLGEYEQAIVAIELRLQQNSQSETAYALLASCYGHLGRPEECRRAWEKALQINPNFSVERRHRVLPFRNPEDFNRRVEGLRKAGLTIANLDR